A stretch of the Nitrospira sp. genome encodes the following:
- a CDS encoding bifunctional (p)ppGpp synthetase/guanosine-3',5'-bis(diphosphate) 3'-pyrophosphohydrolase, protein MPHETVTELGQLIERVKSYNVEADLDLVRRAYDFSAKAHEGQTRRSGEPYFRHPLAVAGLLTHLKTDVTAIVAGLLHDTLEDTLATPHELEQRFGKDVVHLVDGVTKIGKITFRNYEEKQAENFRKMLLSMADDIRVVLIKLADRLHNMRTLEYLSEGKRQQIAQETLEIYAPLANRLGIGWIKNELEDLCLKHLKPDVYEMLRVRVAKRDEDRQQYILEVIEMVKQAMAETGLQGEVSGRPKHLYGIYQKMEKQSISFEEVYDLAALRIITDTKMNCYALLGVIHSLWRPLPGRFKDYIAIPKSNMYQSLHTTVVGPKGEHVEFQIRTEEMHRVSEQGIAAHWKYKEHGRIDEKDGKVFSWLRQFVEWNQDLPDNRQFMDTVKLDLFHDVVYVFTPQGMVKELPKGSTPVDFAYSVHTEIGDHCVGAKVNGKIVPLKHMMESGDMVEILTAANQTPHRDWLKFVRTSRAKTKIKHWIKAEEQSRSIEIGKRLLEAEFRRHGLAPAQMMRSEQLLAVAKKVGYDTPEELAAAVGFGHLPTSQVMSKIAPPVPVDSQSIVPEPPIPHKPAAGRADDKGVQVKGARDLLMQLSRCCNPVPGDRILGYITRGRGLTIHTVDCPNLEALDYDKNRLVEVEWDRSTPSTHSVKISVIAVDKTGVLAHVSTAISECQANISRAEITTREDRKAMLDFIVEVLDTAHLARVLKAIEKVDGVITVRRMRSWQERPSS, encoded by the coding sequence ATGCCGCATGAGACGGTCACAGAGCTTGGTCAGTTGATCGAGCGGGTGAAAAGCTACAACGTCGAGGCGGATCTGGATCTCGTGCGCCGTGCCTATGATTTTTCGGCCAAGGCCCACGAAGGACAGACGCGCCGGTCCGGTGAACCCTATTTTCGGCATCCCCTGGCCGTGGCAGGCCTGTTGACCCACCTGAAGACCGATGTCACGGCGATCGTCGCGGGTCTCCTGCACGACACCCTGGAAGATACCCTCGCGACACCACATGAACTGGAGCAGCGATTCGGAAAAGACGTCGTGCATCTGGTGGACGGCGTGACCAAGATCGGAAAGATCACGTTTAGAAACTACGAAGAGAAGCAGGCGGAGAATTTTCGCAAGATGCTCCTGTCGATGGCGGACGACATCCGAGTCGTGCTCATCAAGCTTGCGGACCGGCTCCACAATATGCGGACCCTGGAGTATCTCAGCGAGGGCAAACGGCAGCAGATCGCGCAAGAGACACTGGAGATTTACGCTCCGCTGGCCAACCGCCTGGGAATCGGCTGGATCAAGAATGAACTGGAAGATCTCTGTTTAAAACATCTCAAGCCGGACGTCTACGAGATGTTGCGCGTCCGTGTCGCGAAGCGGGACGAAGATCGGCAGCAGTACATTCTGGAAGTCATCGAGATGGTCAAGCAGGCGATGGCGGAAACCGGATTGCAGGGTGAAGTCTCCGGGCGGCCGAAGCATCTGTACGGGATCTATCAAAAGATGGAAAAGCAGTCGATCTCCTTCGAGGAGGTCTACGATCTCGCTGCGTTGCGCATCATTACCGACACCAAGATGAACTGTTATGCCCTCCTGGGCGTCATTCACTCCCTCTGGCGGCCGCTGCCCGGCCGGTTCAAAGACTACATCGCGATTCCGAAATCCAATATGTATCAATCATTGCACACCACGGTGGTGGGCCCCAAAGGCGAGCATGTGGAGTTTCAAATTCGGACCGAAGAGATGCATCGTGTCTCCGAGCAGGGCATCGCCGCACACTGGAAATATAAAGAACATGGTCGTATCGATGAAAAGGATGGCAAGGTCTTCAGTTGGTTGCGGCAATTTGTGGAGTGGAACCAGGACTTGCCGGACAATCGCCAGTTTATGGATACGGTCAAGCTCGATCTCTTCCACGACGTCGTCTATGTCTTCACGCCGCAGGGCATGGTCAAGGAGTTGCCCAAGGGCTCGACGCCCGTAGACTTCGCCTATTCCGTTCATACCGAAATTGGAGATCACTGCGTCGGAGCCAAGGTCAACGGCAAGATTGTGCCGCTGAAACATATGATGGAAAGCGGGGACATGGTTGAAATCCTGACGGCCGCCAACCAAACCCCGCATCGCGACTGGCTGAAGTTCGTCCGCACATCTCGTGCGAAGACCAAGATCAAGCATTGGATCAAAGCGGAAGAGCAATCTCGAAGCATCGAGATTGGAAAACGACTGCTGGAGGCTGAGTTCCGCCGGCATGGTCTGGCGCCCGCGCAAATGATGCGCTCTGAGCAACTGCTGGCCGTCGCGAAGAAGGTGGGGTACGACACGCCTGAAGAACTGGCCGCGGCCGTTGGCTTTGGGCATCTGCCGACTTCTCAGGTCATGAGCAAGATCGCGCCTCCCGTCCCGGTTGACAGCCAATCAATCGTTCCGGAACCGCCGATCCCGCACAAGCCCGCCGCGGGCCGGGCCGATGACAAGGGCGTGCAGGTCAAGGGCGCGCGTGATTTGCTCATGCAACTCTCTCGCTGCTGCAATCCTGTTCCGGGAGATCGTATTCTCGGATACATCACCAGAGGGCGCGGGCTGACGATCCATACGGTCGACTGTCCCAATCTGGAGGCGTTGGACTACGACAAGAATCGCCTGGTCGAGGTGGAATGGGATCGGTCGACGCCCAGTACCCATTCCGTCAAGATATCGGTGATTGCCGTGGATAAGACGGGGGTGTTGGCCCATGTCTCGACGGCGATTTCCGAATGTCAGGCGAATATCAGCCGAGCCGAGATCACGACCCGCGAGGACCGAAAGGCCATGCTGGATTTCATCGTCGAAGTGTTGGATACCGCGCATTTGGCACGGGTGCTGAAGGCGATCGAGAAAGTCGACGGTGTGATCACCGTGCGGCGTATGCGCTCCTGGCAGGAGCGGCCGTCGTCATAG
- a CDS encoding mechanosensitive ion channel, whose product MSLGILVGTVMTMMAVVAAVLIGFVYLFAKRGKSVPPLPCYAGGVALVLVIATVVARSELVSDVPHLVRAALDVTAWLGASFFLFTILDALIIGEWLIERGQRYIPDIVRQLLIGAEVVAAGVLILWLVTGINLVALVALPTVAAAMVGVALKDTLTRFFSGIELGKIVKVGDWVSVLDKEGIVTHIGMEHVTLLTRANDVVSLPNDLVIQSGVTNFTRPTTTHFCNVYVDAAYRTPPEKVCAVLLETAAAVPGVLPEPKATALVTAFNESAVQYRIKFPIGDFAQRDMIESRMRTYIWHAFSRKGIEIPFPQRVVHRIAESGEDAHASMIGQISECLSTVDFLTMLDEKQVQVLAGGARWERYLPGERVVCQGDAGEVLYIIVSGKADVQLEQGGLSSTVTTLEPGKFFGEMSLLTGEPRSATVLAATDLTVIAVGKQALLQAIHEDRRLIERIGEVVARRQAATAAAKAQLSREVASLSVVTQTRSLVERIQSFFWGVRKAE is encoded by the coding sequence ATGAGTCTTGGAATCTTGGTCGGCACCGTGATGACCATGATGGCCGTCGTGGCCGCGGTGTTGATCGGATTTGTCTATCTGTTCGCGAAACGCGGGAAGTCCGTGCCGCCCTTGCCTTGTTATGCCGGTGGCGTGGCCCTCGTGTTGGTCATTGCGACGGTGGTCGCCCGCAGTGAACTGGTCAGTGATGTCCCCCATCTCGTGCGAGCGGCCTTGGATGTCACGGCCTGGCTTGGCGCGTCCTTTTTCCTCTTCACGATCCTCGATGCCCTGATCATCGGCGAATGGTTGATTGAGCGGGGCCAGCGGTACATCCCTGATATCGTGCGTCAGTTACTCATCGGCGCGGAAGTCGTAGCCGCCGGGGTGTTGATTCTCTGGCTGGTCACCGGGATCAATCTGGTGGCCTTGGTGGCGCTGCCGACGGTGGCAGCGGCGATGGTCGGCGTGGCGTTGAAAGATACGCTGACGAGATTTTTCTCAGGGATCGAACTGGGAAAGATCGTCAAGGTGGGAGACTGGGTTTCGGTGCTTGATAAAGAAGGGATCGTCACGCACATCGGCATGGAGCATGTGACGCTCCTCACGCGCGCGAACGATGTGGTGTCGTTACCCAATGACCTGGTGATTCAAAGCGGGGTGACGAATTTCACCAGGCCGACCACGACGCATTTTTGCAATGTCTATGTCGATGCCGCCTACCGGACGCCGCCGGAGAAGGTCTGCGCAGTACTGCTTGAGACGGCGGCTGCGGTGCCGGGAGTCTTGCCGGAGCCGAAGGCCACGGCACTCGTCACGGCGTTTAATGAGTCGGCCGTTCAGTACCGAATCAAGTTTCCGATCGGAGATTTCGCCCAGCGGGACATGATCGAAAGCAGGATGCGGACGTACATCTGGCATGCCTTCTCTCGGAAGGGCATCGAGATTCCGTTTCCCCAGCGGGTCGTGCATCGAATCGCTGAGTCGGGAGAAGATGCTCATGCCTCGATGATCGGGCAAATCAGCGAGTGCCTGTCGACGGTCGATTTTTTAACCATGCTCGACGAGAAGCAAGTCCAAGTCCTGGCCGGCGGTGCACGATGGGAGCGGTATTTGCCAGGGGAGCGGGTAGTCTGTCAGGGCGATGCGGGAGAGGTCTTGTATATCATCGTGTCCGGCAAGGCCGATGTGCAGTTGGAGCAGGGAGGTCTGAGTTCCACGGTGACGACGCTTGAGCCGGGAAAATTCTTCGGCGAGATGTCTCTCCTGACCGGTGAACCGCGTTCGGCCACAGTGTTGGCCGCGACTGACTTGACGGTCATTGCCGTGGGAAAGCAGGCCCTGTTGCAGGCGATTCACGAGGACAGGCGGCTGATCGAGCGGATTGGCGAGGTGGTGGCTCGTCGGCAAGCAGCGACGGCGGCGGCAAAGGCCCAGCTATCCCGGGAGGTGGCATCGCTCTCCGTGGTCACGCAGACTCGATCGCTGGTCGAACGTATTCAGAGTTTTTTCTGGGGAGTACGTAAAGCAGAGTGA
- a CDS encoding DUF192 domain-containing protein, translating to MRRQPTQSHEHKQHGNWLKGTGWCAWVFALVAVVPAGWAAEPPAETLITVKTPSGTLIQAELADTALKRAQGLMFRDHIADDRGMLFIFGDAQPWTFWMKNTKISLDIIWMDAKKTIIHIERNVPICTRQDDGCPQYHSDEGALYVLELGAGRAAALQLQRGMKLSFKQP from the coding sequence ATGAGACGGCAACCGACACAGTCCCATGAGCACAAGCAGCATGGAAATTGGCTGAAGGGGACCGGATGGTGCGCCTGGGTCTTCGCCCTGGTCGCCGTAGTCCCAGCCGGGTGGGCCGCCGAGCCGCCCGCCGAAACGCTTATTACCGTCAAAACCCCATCCGGCACGCTGATTCAGGCTGAGTTGGCTGATACGGCCCTGAAACGCGCACAAGGTCTGATGTTTCGCGACCACATCGCTGATGACCGCGGGATGCTATTTATCTTCGGCGACGCCCAGCCCTGGACCTTCTGGATGAAGAACACGAAGATTTCACTTGATATCATCTGGATGGATGCGAAAAAGACCATCATCCATATTGAACGGAATGTCCCCATCTGCACCAGGCAGGACGATGGCTGCCCTCAGTACCATTCTGATGAAGGGGCACTCTATGTGCTCGAACTTGGAGCAGGACGGGCAGCGGCATTGCAGTTACAACGAGGGATGAAGCTCAGTTTCAAGCAACCCTGA